Proteins encoded within one genomic window of Fusobacterium sp.:
- a CDS encoding co-chaperone GroES — translation MNIRPIGERVLVKLVKVEEKTASGIILPGAGDKEKPNLGEVIAVGNGEKLSDIKVGEKVVYAKFSGTEIKDEEEKYLILNIEDILAVVE, via the coding sequence GTGAATATCAGACCAATAGGAGAAAGAGTTTTAGTTAAACTTGTAAAAGTAGAAGAAAAAACTGCAAGTGGAATTATTCTTCCAGGAGCTGGTGATAAAGAAAAGCCTAATTTAGGTGAAGTTATCGCAGTAGGAAATGGAGAAAAGTTATCTGATATCAAAGTTGGAGAAAAGGTAGTTTATGCTAAATTTTCTGGAACTGAGATAAAAGATGAAGAAGAAAAGTATCTTATTTTAAATATAGAAGATATATTGGCAGTAGTTGAATAA